A single Streptomyces sannanensis DNA region contains:
- a CDS encoding RluA family pseudouridine synthase has product MSTIPEIRTLPVPDGLEGERVDAAIARMFGFSRTKAAELAAAGKVLVDGSVVGKSERVTGGAWLEVEMPAPAAPVQIVAEPVEGMEIVHDDDDIVVIVKPIGVAAHPSPGWTGTTVIGGLAAAGYRISTSGAAERQGIVHRLDVGTSGLMVVAKSERAYTLLKQQFRERTVDKRYHALVQGHPDPLSGTIDAPIGRHPNHDYKWAVTADGKPSVTHYDLIEAFRAASLLDIKLETGRTHQIRVHMSAHRHPCVGDMTYGADPTMAKRLGVGRQWLHAVRLGFEHPADGRWVEFESAYPEDLQKALDRVRAESA; this is encoded by the coding sequence GTGAGCACGATTCCCGAGATCCGTACGCTGCCCGTTCCCGATGGCCTGGAGGGCGAGCGCGTCGACGCCGCCATCGCCCGTATGTTCGGGTTCTCCCGTACGAAGGCGGCCGAGCTGGCCGCCGCCGGGAAGGTCCTGGTCGACGGCTCCGTGGTCGGCAAGTCCGAGCGGGTCACCGGCGGCGCCTGGCTCGAGGTCGAGATGCCCGCGCCCGCCGCGCCGGTGCAGATCGTGGCCGAGCCGGTCGAGGGCATGGAGATCGTGCACGACGACGACGACATCGTCGTGATCGTCAAGCCGATCGGCGTCGCCGCGCACCCCAGCCCGGGCTGGACCGGCACCACCGTCATCGGCGGGCTGGCCGCCGCCGGGTACCGCATCTCCACCTCCGGCGCCGCGGAGCGCCAGGGCATCGTGCACCGGCTGGACGTCGGCACCTCCGGGTTGATGGTCGTCGCCAAGTCGGAGCGCGCGTACACGCTGCTCAAACAGCAGTTCCGGGAACGTACGGTCGACAAGCGCTACCACGCGCTGGTGCAGGGCCACCCGGACCCGCTGAGCGGCACCATCGACGCGCCCATCGGGCGGCACCCGAACCACGACTACAAGTGGGCGGTGACCGCCGACGGCAAGCCGTCCGTCACGCACTACGACCTCATCGAGGCGTTCCGGGCCGCGTCGCTGCTCGACATCAAGCTGGAGACGGGCCGTACGCACCAGATCCGCGTCCACATGTCCGCACACCGGCACCCGTGCGTGGGCGACATGACCTACGGTGCCGACCCGACCATGGCGAAGCGGCTCGGCGTCGGACGGCAGTGGCTGCACGCGGTGCGTCTCGGCTTCGAGCACCCGGCGGACGGCCGGTGGGTCGAGTTCGAGAGCGCCTACCCGGAGGACCTGCAGAAGGCCCTCGACCGGGTGCGGGCGGAGAGCGCGTGA
- a CDS encoding mechanosensitive ion channel family protein, with protein MENVLRPLIVIGGSVLLTLAVGWLAGLLLRRAATRHSETPLWGLLRNCRPPLQLVLLTALLLGTYRQARVLEEQRAGIGHFLTLVLIGATAWLVDRIVVAVVESTYTRYAAGATDEARVRRVRTQVTLIQRVVTAIAVVVAIAAMLLTFPPMRTIGASVLASAGVLGIVAGIAAQSTLGNLFAGLQIAFGDMVRIGDVVVVDGEWGTVEEITLTFLTVRTWDERRITMPVSYFTSKPFENWSRGGVQMTGTVFCHLDHAAPVELMREHLPDILRECPAWDGRDWSLAVTDATPSTLVIRAVVTAKDPDDLWTVRCTVRERMLAWLTEHHPDALPHLAPPAGRG; from the coding sequence ATGGAGAACGTGCTGCGTCCGTTGATCGTGATCGGCGGTTCGGTCCTGCTGACGCTGGCCGTCGGCTGGCTGGCGGGCCTGCTGCTCCGGCGCGCCGCCACCCGGCACAGCGAGACCCCGCTGTGGGGGCTGCTGCGCAACTGCCGCCCTCCGCTCCAACTCGTCCTTCTCACGGCACTGCTGCTGGGCACCTACCGGCAGGCGCGGGTGCTGGAGGAGCAGCGGGCCGGGATCGGGCACTTCCTCACCCTGGTGCTGATCGGGGCGACCGCCTGGCTGGTCGACCGGATCGTGGTGGCCGTCGTCGAGTCCACGTACACCCGGTACGCCGCCGGGGCCACGGACGAGGCCCGGGTGCGGCGGGTCCGTACCCAGGTGACGCTCATCCAGCGGGTGGTGACGGCGATCGCCGTGGTGGTCGCGATCGCGGCGATGCTGCTGACCTTCCCTCCGATGCGGACCATCGGCGCCTCGGTGCTCGCCTCGGCCGGTGTGCTGGGCATCGTCGCCGGCATCGCCGCGCAGTCCACGCTGGGCAACCTCTTTGCCGGACTGCAGATCGCCTTCGGCGACATGGTGCGGATCGGGGACGTGGTGGTCGTGGACGGCGAGTGGGGCACGGTCGAGGAGATCACGCTGACCTTCCTGACCGTGCGGACCTGGGACGAGCGCCGGATCACCATGCCGGTGTCGTACTTCACCAGCAAACCCTTCGAGAACTGGTCGCGCGGCGGTGTGCAGATGACCGGCACGGTCTTCTGCCACCTGGACCACGCGGCGCCCGTGGAGCTGATGCGTGAACACCTCCCCGACATCCTGCGCGAATGCCCGGCCTGGGACGGTCGCGACTGGAGCCTCGCCGTCACGGACGCCACACCGAGCACCCTGGTGATACGTGCCGTGGTGACCGCGAAGGATCCCGATGACCTGTGGACGGTGCGCTGCACCGTACGGGAGCGGATGCTGGCGTGGCTCACCGAGCACCATCCGGACGCGCTGCCGCACCTGGCGCCGCCGGCCGGCCGCGGTTGA
- a CDS encoding dienelactone hydrolase family protein — protein MNIILFHSTYGLRPAVHEAADRLRAAGHEVRTPDLFEGRTFDTLEEALAFKDEIGREELLRRAILAAAPYSERGLVYAGFSLGGAIAQNLALGDEKARGLLLLHGTSDIAANASVDELPVQLHVADPDVFEPHDWLNTWYLQMQRAGAEVEIHRYPGAGHVYTDSALPDYDEAAAEQTWKTALAFLDSL, from the coding sequence ATGAACATCATCCTTTTCCATTCGACCTATGGTCTGCGCCCGGCGGTACACGAGGCCGCCGACCGGCTGCGGGCCGCCGGGCACGAGGTGCGGACCCCAGACCTCTTCGAGGGGCGCACCTTCGACACCCTCGAGGAGGCCCTGGCGTTCAAGGACGAGATCGGCAGGGAGGAACTGCTGCGCCGCGCGATCCTCGCCGCCGCCCCCTACTCGGAGCGCGGTCTGGTGTACGCCGGTTTCTCGCTGGGCGGCGCGATCGCGCAGAACCTCGCCCTGGGCGACGAGAAGGCCCGCGGTCTGCTGCTTCTGCACGGCACGTCGGACATCGCCGCGAACGCGTCCGTGGACGAGCTGCCCGTACAGCTGCATGTCGCGGATCCCGATGTTTTCGAGCCACACGACTGGCTGAACACCTGGTACCTGCAGATGCAGCGGGCCGGTGCCGAAGTGGAGATCCACCGCTACCCGGGCGCCGGACACGTCTACACCGACTCCGCGCTGCCGGACTACGACGAGGCCGCCGCCGAGCAGACCTGGAAGACCGCACTGGCCTTCCTGGACTCGCTCTAG
- a CDS encoding Na+/H+ antiporter, translated as MEQMALLFVLLLGALVTVPLGDRLGLPAPVLMTIAGIVLALLPFVPNVQINPDYILPLVLPPLLYAAVQRTSWRQFVANRRPIFLLAVALVFITTAAVAVVAHAVVPGLPIAAAVALGALVAPPDPIAATAVAGSLGLPRRLVSILEGEGLFNDVTAIVLYRVAIAVVVGGTFSWGTALGELALSAGVAVVVGLALGWISNRLLGLLGDATLQIGLTLLVPFVSYVLAEELLGSGVLAVLTTALFLAEHAVDADDVLGRLAGHTFWQIVDTLVTGVAFGLIGLELHNVVGAATGHAAEMTGWAAAVVAVVIGVRLLWLLPATWLAERLHTRRDVDEEIPVSWQETVVMWWSGMRGVVSVALALAIPLKKADGTPFPGREEIIFIAFGVILSTLVCQGLTLPWLVRKLGVRADTDVERALERELAVRAARAAKHRLMEIAEAEDIPEEITEQLVRRAYDIGARISPDMVDEERREAHVQRQARNRLMQRIQRELLSAARHEVLAARSEPGKDPEVVDRVLRHLDVRSLR; from the coding sequence GTGGAGCAAATGGCGCTGCTGTTCGTACTGCTGCTCGGGGCCCTGGTCACCGTACCGCTGGGGGACCGGCTGGGGCTGCCCGCGCCCGTGCTGATGACGATCGCCGGAATCGTGCTCGCGCTGCTGCCGTTCGTGCCGAACGTCCAGATCAATCCGGACTACATCCTTCCGCTGGTGCTGCCCCCGCTGCTCTACGCCGCCGTACAGCGCACCTCCTGGAGACAGTTCGTGGCCAACCGACGGCCGATCTTCCTGCTCGCGGTCGCCCTCGTCTTCATCACCACGGCCGCCGTCGCCGTCGTCGCGCACGCCGTCGTACCAGGACTGCCGATCGCCGCGGCCGTGGCTCTCGGCGCGCTCGTGGCACCGCCCGACCCCATCGCGGCGACCGCGGTCGCCGGATCGCTCGGGCTGCCGCGCCGACTGGTGTCGATCCTGGAGGGCGAAGGGCTCTTCAACGATGTGACAGCCATCGTGCTGTACCGCGTCGCGATCGCCGTGGTGGTGGGCGGGACCTTCTCCTGGGGAACGGCCCTGGGAGAACTGGCCCTCTCCGCGGGGGTGGCCGTGGTGGTCGGCCTGGCACTCGGCTGGATCTCCAACCGGCTCCTCGGACTGCTCGGCGACGCGACCCTCCAGATCGGCCTCACCCTCCTCGTGCCGTTCGTCAGCTACGTACTGGCCGAGGAACTCCTCGGCTCCGGTGTGCTCGCCGTCCTCACCACCGCCCTCTTCCTCGCCGAACACGCCGTGGACGCCGACGACGTCCTGGGGCGCCTCGCCGGGCACACCTTCTGGCAGATCGTCGACACCCTGGTCACCGGGGTCGCCTTCGGGCTGATCGGCCTCGAACTGCACAACGTCGTCGGCGCCGCCACCGGCCACGCGGCCGAGATGACCGGCTGGGCGGCGGCGGTCGTAGCGGTTGTTATCGGCGTACGGCTGCTGTGGCTGCTGCCCGCCACCTGGCTCGCCGAACGGCTGCACACCCGGCGCGACGTCGACGAGGAGATCCCGGTCAGCTGGCAGGAAACCGTCGTCATGTGGTGGTCCGGCATGCGCGGTGTGGTCTCCGTGGCACTGGCACTCGCCATTCCGCTGAAGAAGGCCGACGGCACGCCCTTCCCCGGCCGCGAGGAGATCATCTTCATCGCCTTCGGGGTCATCCTCTCCACGCTCGTCTGCCAGGGGCTCACCCTGCCCTGGCTGGTCCGGAAACTCGGTGTACGCGCCGACACGGACGTCGAGCGCGCACTGGAGCGCGAACTCGCCGTCCGCGCCGCCAGGGCCGCGAAGCACAGGCTCATGGAGATCGCCGAGGCCGAGGACATCCCCGAGGAGATCACCGAGCAGCTGGTGCGCAGGGCGTACGACATCGGGGCGAGGATCAGCCCCGACATGGTCGACGAGGAGCGCCGCGAGGCGCACGTGCAACGGCAGGCCAGGAACAGGCTGATGCAGCGCATCCAGCGTGAACTGCTCTCGGCGGCTCGCCACGAGGTGCTCGCGGCCCGCAGCGAACCGGGCAAGGACCCGGAGGTCGTCGACCGCGTACTGCGTCACCTCGACGTCCGCAGCCTGCGCTGA
- the lspA gene encoding signal peptidase II has protein sequence MAEAERIIGTPDVEGAAPEETEAQPRGRRRVLVLFAVAVVAYALDLVSKLIAVEKLENHPPIEVIGDLLKFELVRNPGAAFGIGEAFTVIFTIIATSVIVVIARIARKLYSLPWAIALGLLLGGALGNLTDRIFRSPGRFEGAVVDFIAPAHFAVFNLADSAIVCGGILIVILSFRGLDPDGTVHKD, from the coding sequence GTGGCAGAGGCGGAGCGCATCATCGGTACGCCGGATGTTGAGGGGGCGGCCCCTGAGGAGACGGAGGCACAGCCCCGGGGCAGGCGCAGGGTCCTTGTACTCTTCGCCGTGGCCGTCGTTGCCTATGCCCTGGACCTCGTCAGCAAGCTGATCGCGGTGGAGAAGCTCGAGAACCACCCTCCGATAGAGGTCATCGGCGATCTGCTGAAGTTCGAGCTGGTGCGCAATCCCGGTGCCGCCTTCGGCATCGGCGAGGCCTTCACCGTGATCTTCACCATCATCGCGACCTCCGTGATCGTCGTCATCGCCCGTATCGCGCGCAAGCTCTACAGCCTGCCCTGGGCCATTGCGCTCGGTCTGCTCCTCGGCGGGGCGCTCGGCAATCTCACCGACCGGATCTTCCGCTCACCAGGCCGCTTCGAGGGCGCGGTGGTCGACTTCATCGCGCCGGCGCACTTCGCCGTCTTCAACCTCGCCGACTCGGCGATCGTCTGCGGCGGCATCCTGATCGTCATCCTGTCGTTCCGCGGGCTGGACCCCGACGGGACCGTCCACAAGGACTGA